Proteins encoded by one window of Camelus bactrianus isolate YW-2024 breed Bactrian camel chromosome 9, ASM4877302v1, whole genome shotgun sequence:
- the MTSS2 gene encoding protein MTSS 2 isoform X2 has protein sequence METAEKECGALGGLFQAIVNDMKSSYPIWEDFNSKATKLHSQLRTTVLAAVAFLDAFQKVADMATNTRGATRDIGSALTRMCMRHRSIETKLRQFTNALLESLINPLQERIEDWKKSANQLDKDHAKEYKRARHEIKKKSSDTLKLQKKARKGKGDLQPQLDSALQDVNDMYLLLEETEKQAVRRALIEERGRFCTFITFLQPVVNGELTMLGEITHLQGIIDDLVVLTAEPHKLPPASEQVIKDLKGSDYSWSYQTPPSSPSSSSSRKSSMCSAPSSGSSAKGGGAPWPGGAQTYSPGSTCRYRSLAQPATATARLSSVSSHDSGFVSQDATYSKPPSPMPSDITSQDWSKAGPHEQPSGTTLQRRKDRVELLRDTEPGPASGGPLGPSGEEAPRPRMSPATIAAKHGEEVSPAASDLAMVLTRGLSLEHQKSSRDSLQYSSGYSTQTTTPSCSEDTIPSQGSDYDCYSVNGDADGEGPPEFDKSSTIPRNSNIAQNYRRLIQTKRPASTAGLPTAGLPTASGAPPGVATIRRTPSTKPTVRRALSSAGPIPIRPPIVPVKTPTVPDSPGYVGPTRVGSEECVFYTDEAASPLAPDLAKASPKRLSLPNTAWGSPSPEAASYPGPGAGLVAEDEEQQLAANRHSLVEKLGELVAGAHALGEGQFPFPTALSATPAEETPTPPPAATSDPPAEDMLVAIRRGVRLRRTVTNDRSAPRIL, from the exons GGGCCACACGGGACATCGGCTCGGCGCTCACGCGCATGTGCATGCGCCACCGCAGCATCGAGACCAAGCTGCGGCAGTTCACCAA TGCACTGCTGGAGAGCCTCATTAACCCACTGCAGGAGCGCATTGAGGACTGGAAGAAGTCAGCCAACCAACTGGACAAGGACCACGCGAAAG AGTACAAACGAGCCCGGCATGAGATCAAGAAGAAGTCTTCAGACACGCTGAAACTGCAAAAGAAAGCGCGCAAAG GGAAAGGAGATCTGCAGCCCCAGCTGGACAGTGCCCTTCAGGACGTCAATGACATGTACTTGTTgctggaggagacagagaagcaggCGGTGCGCCGGGCCTTGATCGAGGAACGCGGCCGCTTCTGCACCTTTATCACCTTCCTGCAGCCTGTGGTG AACGGCGAGCTGACCATGCTGGGAGAGATCACCCACCTGCAGGGCATCATCGACGACCTGGTGGTGCTGACCGCGGAGCCCCACAAGCTGCCCCCCGCCAGTGAGCAG GTGATCAAAGACCTGAAGGGCTCAGACTACAGCTGGTCCTACCAGACTCCACCCTCATCACCCAGCAGCTCCAGCTCCCGGAAGTCCAGCATGTGCAG TGCCCCCAGCAGCGGTAGCAGTGCCAAGGGTGGCGGAGCCCCGTGGCCTGGGGGTGCCCAAACATACTCACCCGGTTCCACCTGTCGCTACCGCAGCCTGGCACAGCCAGCCACCGCCACTGCCCGCCTCTCCAGCGTCTCCTCCCACGACTCTGGCTTCGTCTCCCAGGATGCCACCTACTCCAAGCCCCCCTCACCCATGCCTTCAGACATCACCAGCCAG GACTGGTCCAAGGCTGGGCCCCACGAGCAGCCCTCGGGCACCACCCTGCAGCGGAGGAAGGACCGAGTGGAACTCCTACGAGACACAGAGCCAGGCCCAGCCAGCGGGGGACCCCTGGGACCCAGTGGAGAGGAGGCCCCGCGACCCCGAATGTCACCTGCCACCATTGCAGCCAAG CATGGTGAGGAGGTGTCCCCTGCGGCCAGTGACCTGGCCATGGTGCTGACCCGTGGCCTGAGCCTGGAGCACCAGAAGAGCAGCCGGGACTCGCTGCAGTACTCCAGCGGCTACAGCACGCAGACTACCACGCCCTCATGCTCCGAGGATACCATCCCTTCCCAAG GCTCTGACTATGACTGCTACTCAGTGAATGGGGACGCAGACGGCGAGGGCCCACCCGAATTTGACAAGTCATCCACCATCCCTCGCAACAGCAACATTGCCCAGAACTATCGCCGCCTGATCCAGACCAAGCGCCCAGCCTCCACTGCGGGGCTGCCCACTGCTGGGCTGCCCACTGCCTCAGGTGCACCGCCTGGCGTGGCTACCATCCGCCGCACACCCTCCACCAAGCCTACCGTGCGCCGTGCCCTCTCCAGTGCCGGTCCCATCCCCATCCGGCCGCCCATCGTCCCTGTAAAGACACCCACAGTGCCCGACTCCCCTGGCTACGTGGGGCCCACGCGGGTGGGCAGTGAGGAGTGCGTCTTCTACACTGATGAGGCTGCCTCACCCCTGGCGCCAGACCTGGCCAAGGCCTCCCCAAAGAGGCTCAGCCTGCCCAACACAGCCTGGGGCAGCCCATCCCCCGAGGCAGCCAGCTACCCTGGGCCGGGGGCCGGGCTGGTGGCCGAGGACGAGGAGCAGCAGCTGGCCGCCAACCGTCACAGCCTGGTGGAGAAGCTTGGGGAGCTGGTGGCCGGCGCCCATGCCCTGGGCGAGGGCCAGttccccttccccactgccctGTCAGCTACCCCTGCGGAGGagacacccaccccacccccagctgccacCAGCGATCCCCCAGCCGAAGACATGCTGGTGGCCATCCGGCGCGGGGTGCGGCTCCGCAGGACGGTCACCAATGACAGGTCGGCACCCCGAATCTTGTGA
- the MTSS2 gene encoding protein MTSS 2 isoform X3, with translation METAEKECGALGGLFQAIVNDMKSSYPIWEDFNSKATKLHSQLRTTVLAAVAFLDAFQKVADMATNTRGATRDIGSALTRMCMRHRSIETKLRQFTNALLESLINPLQERIEDWKKSANQLDKDHAKEYKRARHEIKKKSSDTLKLQKKARKGKGDLQPQLDSALQDVNDMYLLLEETEKQAVRRALIEERGRFCTFITFLQPVVNGELTMLGEITHLQGIIDDLVVLTAEPHKLPPASEQVIKDLKGSDYSWSYQTPPSSPSSSSSRKSSMCSLAQPATATARLSSVSSHDSGFVSQDATYSKPPSPMPSDITSQKSSSSASSEASETCQSVSECSSPTSDWSKAGPHEQPSGTTLQRRKDRVELLRDTEPGPASGGPLGPSGEEAPRPRMSPATIAAKHGEEVSPAASDLAMVLTRGLSLEHQKSSRDSLQYSSGYSTQTTTPSCSEDTIPSQGSDYDCYSVNGDADGEGPPEFDKSSTIPRNSNIAQNYRRLIQTKRPASTAGLPTAGLPTASGAPPGVATIRRTPSTKPTVRRALSSAGPIPIRPPIVPVKTPTVPDSPGYVGPTRVGSEECVFYTDEAASPLAPDLAKASPKRLSLPNTAWGSPSPEAASYPGPGAGLVAEDEEQQLAANRHSLVEKLGELVAGAHALGEGQFPFPTALSATPAEETPTPPPAATSDPPAEDMLVAIRRGVRLRRTVTNDRSAPRIL, from the exons GGGCCACACGGGACATCGGCTCGGCGCTCACGCGCATGTGCATGCGCCACCGCAGCATCGAGACCAAGCTGCGGCAGTTCACCAA TGCACTGCTGGAGAGCCTCATTAACCCACTGCAGGAGCGCATTGAGGACTGGAAGAAGTCAGCCAACCAACTGGACAAGGACCACGCGAAAG AGTACAAACGAGCCCGGCATGAGATCAAGAAGAAGTCTTCAGACACGCTGAAACTGCAAAAGAAAGCGCGCAAAG GGAAAGGAGATCTGCAGCCCCAGCTGGACAGTGCCCTTCAGGACGTCAATGACATGTACTTGTTgctggaggagacagagaagcaggCGGTGCGCCGGGCCTTGATCGAGGAACGCGGCCGCTTCTGCACCTTTATCACCTTCCTGCAGCCTGTGGTG AACGGCGAGCTGACCATGCTGGGAGAGATCACCCACCTGCAGGGCATCATCGACGACCTGGTGGTGCTGACCGCGGAGCCCCACAAGCTGCCCCCCGCCAGTGAGCAG GTGATCAAAGACCTGAAGGGCTCAGACTACAGCTGGTCCTACCAGACTCCACCCTCATCACCCAGCAGCTCCAGCTCCCGGAAGTCCAGCATGTGCAG CCTGGCACAGCCAGCCACCGCCACTGCCCGCCTCTCCAGCGTCTCCTCCCACGACTCTGGCTTCGTCTCCCAGGATGCCACCTACTCCAAGCCCCCCTCACCCATGCCTTCAGACATCACCAGCCAG AAGTCCTCCAGCTCTGCGTCCTCTGAGGCCTCGGAAACCTGCCAGTCTGTTAGCGAGTGCAGCTCCCCCACATCG GACTGGTCCAAGGCTGGGCCCCACGAGCAGCCCTCGGGCACCACCCTGCAGCGGAGGAAGGACCGAGTGGAACTCCTACGAGACACAGAGCCAGGCCCAGCCAGCGGGGGACCCCTGGGACCCAGTGGAGAGGAGGCCCCGCGACCCCGAATGTCACCTGCCACCATTGCAGCCAAG CATGGTGAGGAGGTGTCCCCTGCGGCCAGTGACCTGGCCATGGTGCTGACCCGTGGCCTGAGCCTGGAGCACCAGAAGAGCAGCCGGGACTCGCTGCAGTACTCCAGCGGCTACAGCACGCAGACTACCACGCCCTCATGCTCCGAGGATACCATCCCTTCCCAAG GCTCTGACTATGACTGCTACTCAGTGAATGGGGACGCAGACGGCGAGGGCCCACCCGAATTTGACAAGTCATCCACCATCCCTCGCAACAGCAACATTGCCCAGAACTATCGCCGCCTGATCCAGACCAAGCGCCCAGCCTCCACTGCGGGGCTGCCCACTGCTGGGCTGCCCACTGCCTCAGGTGCACCGCCTGGCGTGGCTACCATCCGCCGCACACCCTCCACCAAGCCTACCGTGCGCCGTGCCCTCTCCAGTGCCGGTCCCATCCCCATCCGGCCGCCCATCGTCCCTGTAAAGACACCCACAGTGCCCGACTCCCCTGGCTACGTGGGGCCCACGCGGGTGGGCAGTGAGGAGTGCGTCTTCTACACTGATGAGGCTGCCTCACCCCTGGCGCCAGACCTGGCCAAGGCCTCCCCAAAGAGGCTCAGCCTGCCCAACACAGCCTGGGGCAGCCCATCCCCCGAGGCAGCCAGCTACCCTGGGCCGGGGGCCGGGCTGGTGGCCGAGGACGAGGAGCAGCAGCTGGCCGCCAACCGTCACAGCCTGGTGGAGAAGCTTGGGGAGCTGGTGGCCGGCGCCCATGCCCTGGGCGAGGGCCAGttccccttccccactgccctGTCAGCTACCCCTGCGGAGGagacacccaccccacccccagctgccacCAGCGATCCCCCAGCCGAAGACATGCTGGTGGCCATCCGGCGCGGGGTGCGGCTCCGCAGGACGGTCACCAATGACAGGTCGGCACCCCGAATCTTGTGA
- the MTSS2 gene encoding protein MTSS 2 isoform X4, which yields MCMRHRSIETKLRQFTNALLESLINPLQERIEDWKKSANQLDKDHAKEYKRARHEIKKKSSDTLKLQKKARKGKGDLQPQLDSALQDVNDMYLLLEETEKQAVRRALIEERGRFCTFITFLQPVVNGELTMLGEITHLQGIIDDLVVLTAEPHKLPPASEQVIKDLKGSDYSWSYQTPPSSPSSSSSRKSSMCSAPSSGSSAKGGGAPWPGGAQTYSPGSTCRYRSLAQPATATARLSSVSSHDSGFVSQDATYSKPPSPMPSDITSQKSSSSASSEASETCQSVSECSSPTSDWSKAGPHEQPSGTTLQRRKDRVELLRDTEPGPASGGPLGPSGEEAPRPRMSPATIAAKHGEEVSPAASDLAMVLTRGLSLEHQKSSRDSLQYSSGYSTQTTTPSCSEDTIPSQGSDYDCYSVNGDADGEGPPEFDKSSTIPRNSNIAQNYRRLIQTKRPASTAGLPTAGLPTASGAPPGVATIRRTPSTKPTVRRALSSAGPIPIRPPIVPVKTPTVPDSPGYVGPTRVGSEECVFYTDEAASPLAPDLAKASPKRLSLPNTAWGSPSPEAASYPGPGAGLVAEDEEQQLAANRHSLVEKLGELVAGAHALGEGQFPFPTALSATPAEETPTPPPAATSDPPAEDMLVAIRRGVRLRRTVTNDRSAPRIL from the exons ATGTGCATGCGCCACCGCAGCATCGAGACCAAGCTGCGGCAGTTCACCAA TGCACTGCTGGAGAGCCTCATTAACCCACTGCAGGAGCGCATTGAGGACTGGAAGAAGTCAGCCAACCAACTGGACAAGGACCACGCGAAAG AGTACAAACGAGCCCGGCATGAGATCAAGAAGAAGTCTTCAGACACGCTGAAACTGCAAAAGAAAGCGCGCAAAG GGAAAGGAGATCTGCAGCCCCAGCTGGACAGTGCCCTTCAGGACGTCAATGACATGTACTTGTTgctggaggagacagagaagcaggCGGTGCGCCGGGCCTTGATCGAGGAACGCGGCCGCTTCTGCACCTTTATCACCTTCCTGCAGCCTGTGGTG AACGGCGAGCTGACCATGCTGGGAGAGATCACCCACCTGCAGGGCATCATCGACGACCTGGTGGTGCTGACCGCGGAGCCCCACAAGCTGCCCCCCGCCAGTGAGCAG GTGATCAAAGACCTGAAGGGCTCAGACTACAGCTGGTCCTACCAGACTCCACCCTCATCACCCAGCAGCTCCAGCTCCCGGAAGTCCAGCATGTGCAG TGCCCCCAGCAGCGGTAGCAGTGCCAAGGGTGGCGGAGCCCCGTGGCCTGGGGGTGCCCAAACATACTCACCCGGTTCCACCTGTCGCTACCGCAGCCTGGCACAGCCAGCCACCGCCACTGCCCGCCTCTCCAGCGTCTCCTCCCACGACTCTGGCTTCGTCTCCCAGGATGCCACCTACTCCAAGCCCCCCTCACCCATGCCTTCAGACATCACCAGCCAG AAGTCCTCCAGCTCTGCGTCCTCTGAGGCCTCGGAAACCTGCCAGTCTGTTAGCGAGTGCAGCTCCCCCACATCG GACTGGTCCAAGGCTGGGCCCCACGAGCAGCCCTCGGGCACCACCCTGCAGCGGAGGAAGGACCGAGTGGAACTCCTACGAGACACAGAGCCAGGCCCAGCCAGCGGGGGACCCCTGGGACCCAGTGGAGAGGAGGCCCCGCGACCCCGAATGTCACCTGCCACCATTGCAGCCAAG CATGGTGAGGAGGTGTCCCCTGCGGCCAGTGACCTGGCCATGGTGCTGACCCGTGGCCTGAGCCTGGAGCACCAGAAGAGCAGCCGGGACTCGCTGCAGTACTCCAGCGGCTACAGCACGCAGACTACCACGCCCTCATGCTCCGAGGATACCATCCCTTCCCAAG GCTCTGACTATGACTGCTACTCAGTGAATGGGGACGCAGACGGCGAGGGCCCACCCGAATTTGACAAGTCATCCACCATCCCTCGCAACAGCAACATTGCCCAGAACTATCGCCGCCTGATCCAGACCAAGCGCCCAGCCTCCACTGCGGGGCTGCCCACTGCTGGGCTGCCCACTGCCTCAGGTGCACCGCCTGGCGTGGCTACCATCCGCCGCACACCCTCCACCAAGCCTACCGTGCGCCGTGCCCTCTCCAGTGCCGGTCCCATCCCCATCCGGCCGCCCATCGTCCCTGTAAAGACACCCACAGTGCCCGACTCCCCTGGCTACGTGGGGCCCACGCGGGTGGGCAGTGAGGAGTGCGTCTTCTACACTGATGAGGCTGCCTCACCCCTGGCGCCAGACCTGGCCAAGGCCTCCCCAAAGAGGCTCAGCCTGCCCAACACAGCCTGGGGCAGCCCATCCCCCGAGGCAGCCAGCTACCCTGGGCCGGGGGCCGGGCTGGTGGCCGAGGACGAGGAGCAGCAGCTGGCCGCCAACCGTCACAGCCTGGTGGAGAAGCTTGGGGAGCTGGTGGCCGGCGCCCATGCCCTGGGCGAGGGCCAGttccccttccccactgccctGTCAGCTACCCCTGCGGAGGagacacccaccccacccccagctgccacCAGCGATCCCCCAGCCGAAGACATGCTGGTGGCCATCCGGCGCGGGGTGCGGCTCCGCAGGACGGTCACCAATGACAGGTCGGCACCCCGAATCTTGTGA
- the MTSS2 gene encoding protein MTSS 2 isoform X1 has product METAEKECGALGGLFQAIVNDMKSSYPIWEDFNSKATKLHSQLRTTVLAAVAFLDAFQKVADMATNTRGATRDIGSALTRMCMRHRSIETKLRQFTNALLESLINPLQERIEDWKKSANQLDKDHAKEYKRARHEIKKKSSDTLKLQKKARKGKGDLQPQLDSALQDVNDMYLLLEETEKQAVRRALIEERGRFCTFITFLQPVVNGELTMLGEITHLQGIIDDLVVLTAEPHKLPPASEQVIKDLKGSDYSWSYQTPPSSPSSSSSRKSSMCSAPSSGSSAKGGGAPWPGGAQTYSPGSTCRYRSLAQPATATARLSSVSSHDSGFVSQDATYSKPPSPMPSDITSQKSSSSASSEASETCQSVSECSSPTSDWSKAGPHEQPSGTTLQRRKDRVELLRDTEPGPASGGPLGPSGEEAPRPRMSPATIAAKHGEEVSPAASDLAMVLTRGLSLEHQKSSRDSLQYSSGYSTQTTTPSCSEDTIPSQGSDYDCYSVNGDADGEGPPEFDKSSTIPRNSNIAQNYRRLIQTKRPASTAGLPTAGLPTASGAPPGVATIRRTPSTKPTVRRALSSAGPIPIRPPIVPVKTPTVPDSPGYVGPTRVGSEECVFYTDEAASPLAPDLAKASPKRLSLPNTAWGSPSPEAASYPGPGAGLVAEDEEQQLAANRHSLVEKLGELVAGAHALGEGQFPFPTALSATPAEETPTPPPAATSDPPAEDMLVAIRRGVRLRRTVTNDRSAPRIL; this is encoded by the exons GGGCCACACGGGACATCGGCTCGGCGCTCACGCGCATGTGCATGCGCCACCGCAGCATCGAGACCAAGCTGCGGCAGTTCACCAA TGCACTGCTGGAGAGCCTCATTAACCCACTGCAGGAGCGCATTGAGGACTGGAAGAAGTCAGCCAACCAACTGGACAAGGACCACGCGAAAG AGTACAAACGAGCCCGGCATGAGATCAAGAAGAAGTCTTCAGACACGCTGAAACTGCAAAAGAAAGCGCGCAAAG GGAAAGGAGATCTGCAGCCCCAGCTGGACAGTGCCCTTCAGGACGTCAATGACATGTACTTGTTgctggaggagacagagaagcaggCGGTGCGCCGGGCCTTGATCGAGGAACGCGGCCGCTTCTGCACCTTTATCACCTTCCTGCAGCCTGTGGTG AACGGCGAGCTGACCATGCTGGGAGAGATCACCCACCTGCAGGGCATCATCGACGACCTGGTGGTGCTGACCGCGGAGCCCCACAAGCTGCCCCCCGCCAGTGAGCAG GTGATCAAAGACCTGAAGGGCTCAGACTACAGCTGGTCCTACCAGACTCCACCCTCATCACCCAGCAGCTCCAGCTCCCGGAAGTCCAGCATGTGCAG TGCCCCCAGCAGCGGTAGCAGTGCCAAGGGTGGCGGAGCCCCGTGGCCTGGGGGTGCCCAAACATACTCACCCGGTTCCACCTGTCGCTACCGCAGCCTGGCACAGCCAGCCACCGCCACTGCCCGCCTCTCCAGCGTCTCCTCCCACGACTCTGGCTTCGTCTCCCAGGATGCCACCTACTCCAAGCCCCCCTCACCCATGCCTTCAGACATCACCAGCCAG AAGTCCTCCAGCTCTGCGTCCTCTGAGGCCTCGGAAACCTGCCAGTCTGTTAGCGAGTGCAGCTCCCCCACATCG GACTGGTCCAAGGCTGGGCCCCACGAGCAGCCCTCGGGCACCACCCTGCAGCGGAGGAAGGACCGAGTGGAACTCCTACGAGACACAGAGCCAGGCCCAGCCAGCGGGGGACCCCTGGGACCCAGTGGAGAGGAGGCCCCGCGACCCCGAATGTCACCTGCCACCATTGCAGCCAAG CATGGTGAGGAGGTGTCCCCTGCGGCCAGTGACCTGGCCATGGTGCTGACCCGTGGCCTGAGCCTGGAGCACCAGAAGAGCAGCCGGGACTCGCTGCAGTACTCCAGCGGCTACAGCACGCAGACTACCACGCCCTCATGCTCCGAGGATACCATCCCTTCCCAAG GCTCTGACTATGACTGCTACTCAGTGAATGGGGACGCAGACGGCGAGGGCCCACCCGAATTTGACAAGTCATCCACCATCCCTCGCAACAGCAACATTGCCCAGAACTATCGCCGCCTGATCCAGACCAAGCGCCCAGCCTCCACTGCGGGGCTGCCCACTGCTGGGCTGCCCACTGCCTCAGGTGCACCGCCTGGCGTGGCTACCATCCGCCGCACACCCTCCACCAAGCCTACCGTGCGCCGTGCCCTCTCCAGTGCCGGTCCCATCCCCATCCGGCCGCCCATCGTCCCTGTAAAGACACCCACAGTGCCCGACTCCCCTGGCTACGTGGGGCCCACGCGGGTGGGCAGTGAGGAGTGCGTCTTCTACACTGATGAGGCTGCCTCACCCCTGGCGCCAGACCTGGCCAAGGCCTCCCCAAAGAGGCTCAGCCTGCCCAACACAGCCTGGGGCAGCCCATCCCCCGAGGCAGCCAGCTACCCTGGGCCGGGGGCCGGGCTGGTGGCCGAGGACGAGGAGCAGCAGCTGGCCGCCAACCGTCACAGCCTGGTGGAGAAGCTTGGGGAGCTGGTGGCCGGCGCCCATGCCCTGGGCGAGGGCCAGttccccttccccactgccctGTCAGCTACCCCTGCGGAGGagacacccaccccacccccagctgccacCAGCGATCCCCCAGCCGAAGACATGCTGGTGGCCATCCGGCGCGGGGTGCGGCTCCGCAGGACGGTCACCAATGACAGGTCGGCACCCCGAATCTTGTGA